From the genome of Candidatus Atribacteria bacterium:
TTTTTTTGTTACTTATATATCCGTTATAAACTCAGGCTTAGGAATATTGGTTGGCGGAGGAATAATACTGATTATCGGAATTGCCGGCACCATTATTTTTAAGAAAGAGGCCATGGGTGGAGGAGATGTAAAACTTGCTTCCATGATCGGTGCCTTCCTGGGCTGGAGATACATCATTATTTCCCTTTTTTTAGGATTTTTTTTGGGAGCATTAGCAGGAATCATCCTAATTTTGTCGAAGATTAAGAAGAGAGAGGATATGGTGCCTTTCGGACCATTCATTATCTTAGGTTCGTTCATCACCCTTTTATGGGGTGGGCAAATTATTTCGTGGTATTTTGGATTTTAAAATAGAGAGTGATTTATAATGTAGGGGTTCGATTCATCGAACCCGCAATTAGGACGGGTTGGATAAATCCAACCCCTACAAAATACCTGTCCTCAACATGATCGGGGAATAGGAATCCAGAAATAAATAAATGTAATTAGAAAACAGGAGAAATTTATTATGAAATATAGAATTTTTATTGAACAAGATGAAGATGGCATATTTGTTGCTGAATGTCCTGCTTTGCCTGGATGTATTTCTCAAGGCAAGAGCCGAAAAGAAGTTTTGGAAAATATTCAAGAAGCTATTAAGGGGTATTTAGAGAGTTTAAGAATGCATGATGAACCCGTTCCTCCATCTATTGAAGAAGAAATTGTAGAGGTAGCAAGTTGAGTGGTTTATCAATAATAACCGGGAAAGATCTTTGTAAAATATTAGAAAAAATAGGATATATTAAAGATCACCAAACCGGTAGTCATATTATTTTAAGGAATAAAAAATATCCTTTTCGTAGATTAACCATTCCAAATCATAAAGAAATCGCAAAAGGAACATTAAGAGCTATTATACGTCAAATTGGACTGTCTTTAAATGAATTTGAGAAATTAGTAAAGCATAAAAAATAAAAAAGTAATGTCATTCCCATAAAATCTGTCCGCGACTTGACCGGGGAATGGGAATTTATCTAATATCCAAGAACCAAAAACTATATATAA
Proteins encoded in this window:
- a CDS encoding type II toxin-antitoxin system HicB family antitoxin, which gives rise to MKYRIFIEQDEDGIFVAECPALPGCISQGKSRKEVLENIQEAIKGYLESLRMHDEPVPPSIEEEIVEVAS
- a CDS encoding type II toxin-antitoxin system HicA family toxin codes for the protein MSGLSIITGKDLCKILEKIGYIKDHQTGSHIILRNKKYPFRRLTIPNHKEIAKGTLRAIIRQIGLSLNEFEKLVKHKK